The region CCATCTCCCCCTAGAGCGTGCACGGAGCGTGGGACGGAGGGAAGGTCGATTTGTATGTCCAGTGCATAATAGTTCAGGCCGCTTCGGAACGGGTTGTAGCTGTAGCCGCTCACCCAGGTGCGCTCGGCGTGGAAATCGGTCGGCTGGTCGGTCCAGAGGTAGTAGGCGTTGTCGTAGCAGGCCCGCGAGATGTCCGAGTACAGCCCGGTCCGGAGCGTCGCGTTGAGTTCGTGGGCCGCCTGCACCACCATGTTGGTGAGGGTGGCATTGCCCCAAGCCATCATGGAGGGGAAGGTTCCGTACTGATGGCAGAAGGGGTTCGCGAAGTCGTCCGGGTCCGGGTAGTCCACGTTCCACCCCAAGGGCACGAGGCCTAACTGGTGCAGGGTCCTGGCATTTACGTAGGATGGCCAGTCCATTGGCCACACCGTGATGGAGATGCTGCCGGAGATGCCCAGGCTGGCGTTCTGGCTCAGCGATTCCAAGGTCCGCTTCAGCGATTCCATGAACGCCTGGCGGTACGTGTTCCCCAGGTTGTAATAGAGCTTCAGGGTGAACCCGGTCTCCGCGTAGCTCTTCGTCGGGTTGGACGGGTCCAGGGCCTTCTTAAGATAATCGGCCGTCTTCGTCAGGTTGAAATCGTACTTCGGGACGGAGGGGTCGTACCCGAACATGCCCATTGGTATCGGCCCGTTCGGCTGCACCGCTGTGTCTCCGAGCACATTATGCAGATAGTAGCCATAGTCGATGGCTTGAGCGAAGGCCAGCCAGACGTTCTTGTCGGCGAAGAAGCTATTCTATTTCAGCGCCGCCTACGGCGCGGCGGACCGCGTCCTGCGGCTCAAATACGATCGGGAGCTGCTCATGATGGCCCGCGTGCTCCAGCACACCTATGATCAGTTCGCCGCCCGGGCGAACGGCCTTGCCTCGGGAGAGGGCATCATCTCCATAACGCCAGACATGCTTCGCCGACTCGCGGACCTGACGGGGTCGTTGGCTTCACGGATCGAATGCAATGAGGAAATCAATCCCGTCTTCCTGGAGATGGTCAAGCTCGCCTACCGGACCACAGGCGCGGGGTACTACATGAGCGTCACTGGCGCCCTCGATTAGGGGGTCTTGGATCGGAGACGTTCAGCGTCCGCCATCCCCTCACCGGACGTCGCCTAGACTGTGATCGGAGCGGTCATAGCGGTCGGGTCGTTGCGGCCGCGATCATCTTGTTCAAGAGTCGCATGTGACCTGCTATACGGATGACCTGCGGAAGCCAATGAGCATGGAGAGGCGAAGGAACGCGCCCTAGAAGAAGAGTAAAGAAGAAGGAAGGGGGGCGAAGCCCCTCATAGGCTAGAGGTTTCCATCAGCCGGTTACGCTCGTCAGGTTCGTGTCCGCCAGGGTGTACGTTATCGTCGAGGTGTACGTGAAGCCGCCACTGCTGTAGACCGATACCATGGACATCTTCATCAGGACGTTGTTGTAGATCCAGTAGTTCCCGGTCCAGGAGGACGCGGAATAATCGTACTTCTGGCAGAGCTTGTTGCCCCAAGGCGTGGAGAGTGACTCCGTTCCGTTGGGCGTGAGCGTCATTCCTGGACCGGGGTTGTTCACGTCTATGCCCCCGAACCCGGTCGTGAGGTTCGCCACGCTATCATAGGAGTAGGAGTTGGTGTATCCGCTCATGGTCATCGACGTGCTGATGTTGTACGTCACGTTCGTGGAGTTGACGGACTTAACCAGCATCTTCATGAACCCCGTGCCCTCGTACGTGCCGGTGGTGTTCTGTATGGTCGCAGATAATGTGTAGTTTGTGAACTGCCCCACCTGCAATCCCGTGCCCCCTCCCGCACTTATGGTGAAGGTCGCGCTGTCGTCATAGATCGAGGTGTTCGAGGTGCTCGTCACCTTGACCTTGTAATCGGTCGCGGCCGCTATCCCGCTGGGCATGCCCCAAGAATAGGAGCCGCTGTTCGTCACCGAGGCCACGATCAGCGTCCAAGAGGCATCAGCGTTGCGCTTGTACTCCACCTTCACGTTCGGTCCAATGTTCCCGGTCGAGGTCCACTGGACTACTAACGTAGTTCCTCGCACGTGCGAGCTCCCGGTCGCCGGGCTGGTGACGGTGATCGTTCCGACGTACGATGTGCCCCCGGCAGTTATGGCGAAGCTGCCGCTGTCGCCGAAGATCGAAATGTTGCTGCCACTCGTCACTCGGATGAAGTAATCATTGCCCAGCTCTATGTCGCTCGGGATGTTCCATGAGTACGACCCAGTGTTCGGCGCGGACGCAGTCAAGGATTTGGGCGCAGGCCCGCCGACATGCCCGTACACGATTATGACCGTGCTGCCCGTGTCCCCGGTCTTGGTCCATTGTATGTTCAAGGCGGAACCACGGGCGTATGAGTTACCGTTCGCCGGCGTGGTCACCGCAATCGACGGCTTGGCCGGGGTGTTCGAACCTCCTATCAATAGTACGGCCGCGATACCGGCGATCGCCACCACCGCCACGACGGCCACGATGATGAGCACCTTGGACGTCCCGGCGGCAGCCTTGGCTCTGTGCGCTCTGCTGAGCGAATGTTTCCTTCTCGTTCTATCCCTCCCACTTCGAATGCGTTAGAAATGCATTCCCTGATCTCGAAATAAAGCTATCCAAAGGGGCGGGGCGCCTTGGCGTGATTCGACGTCCTTCGCCCATCCGTAAGATGGCGGAGACCAAGGCATTGGGATTCCGCCATCTCCGGTGGATGTTTTGAGTGGACGTGCAATCAATTCATAAATCATTGCCTCAGGGCCGCGATTCGTTCGCAGGCCTTCTTCAGCACCTCGTCCTTCTTCGCGAAGCAGAACCGCACTAGGTCCTCGCCTGCGTCATCATGATAGAATGCGCTTCCAGGCACGCTCGCCACGCCGGTCTTCTTCAGAATGAACATGGCCCGCTCCTTGCTGTTCTTCCCTTGGACCGAGGAAACGTCCGCCAGGACGTAGTAGGCGCCGGAGGGAACGTAGGGCTTGAGTCCCGCTTCGGACAGGGCATCGCAGATCTGCTTGCGCTTTGCCTGGTAGTCAGCGCAGATGCCTTCATAGTAGGAGTTAGGCAGCTTCTCGATGCCCTTTGCCACTCCCACCTGCAAGGGAGCGGGCGCGCACACGTAGATGAGATCGTTCACGTAGCCGATCATCCTCGCCCACCGTTCGTGGCAGAAGCAGTATCCGATCCTCCAGCCAGTGATGCTGAACGTCTTCGAGTATCCGGAGATGGCGATCGTCCGCTCGGCCATGTTTTCGACGGACGCGGGCGAGAGGTGCTTCTTTCCATCGTAGACGAAGTACTCGTAGATCTCGTCCGAGAAGACGAAGATGTCCTCCTCGTTCGCAAAATCCGCCAGCGCCCTAAGCTCCTGCTTCGAGAACACCTTGCCCGATGGATTGGCGGGCGTGTTGATCACGATGCCTTTGGTTCTCTTCGTGACCGCTTTCTGTAGCTTGTCCATGTCCAACTTCCATCCCGGAGGCATCAGACGGACGAACACCGGCTTCGCTCCCACCGCCAGCAGAGTGTTGACATGGTATCCGTAGAAAGGCTCGAGCACGATGACCTCGTCACCCGGGTTCAGCAAGGCCATGCAAGCGCTGTAGAAGACTCCCGTAGCTCCCGCGGAAACGATGATATTCTTCTCCGGGTCCGCGTCCAGATGGTTGAAGCGCTTGAGCTTGGAGGCGATCGCTTCCCTGAGCACCGGCAAGCCATCGTATCGGGTGTATTGATTGAAGCCTTGGAGCATCGCCTCATGCGCTCCATCGATGACCTCCTTCGGCACGTCCAGGTCGCACAC is a window of Methanomassiliicoccales archaeon DNA encoding:
- a CDS encoding ABC transporter substrate-binding protein, translating into MHNVLGDTAVQPNGPIPMGMFGYDPSVPKYDFNLTKTADYLKKALDPSNPTKSYAETGFTLKLYYNLGNTYRQAFMESLKRTLESLSQNASLGISGSISITVWPMDWPSYVNARTLHQLGLVPLGWNVDYPDPDDFANPFCHQYGTFPSMMAWGNATLTNMVVQAAHELNATLRTGLYSDISRACYDNAYYLWTDQPTDFHAERTWVSGYSYNPFRSGLNYYALDIQIDLPSVPRSVHALGGDGSVALNWSKPADPGSVGSAGWNIYRGANGRQEGPHGHTHRHQRAPSFRFWPGAS
- a CDS encoding pyridoxal phosphate-dependent aminotransferase, with protein sequence MKGTRLEVSDRSQLIVQSEIRSMTLECNKIRGINLAQGVCDLDVPKEVIDGAHEAMLQGFNQYTRYDGLPVLREAIASKLKRFNHLDADPEKNIIVSAGATGVFYSACMALLNPGDEVIVLEPFYGYHVNTLLAVGAKPVFVRLMPPGWKLDMDKLQKAVTKRTKGIVINTPANPSGKVFSKQELRALADFANEEDIFVFSDEIYEYFVYDGKKHLSPASVENMAERTIAISGYSKTFSITGWRIGYCFCHERWARMIGYVNDLIYVCAPAPLQVGVAKGIEKLPNSYYEGICADYQAKRKQICDALSEAGLKPYVPSGAYYVLADVSSVQGKNSKERAMFILKKTGVASVPGSAFYHDDAGEDLVRFCFAKKDEVLKKACERIAALRQ